The Enterococcus sp. 7F3_DIV0205 genome has a window encoding:
- a CDS encoding MFS transporter — MNENKRLNRQTPYWKQIIYILTIGWIVIWIYRTVLTPIYPIISDYFGGATDAQLGQISSFYFLGYVCMQIPSGLLVDKLGKKQILIPGFLLFGLGALIVGVAQNIGVVFIGSVLAGLGCGTYYGVAYSLTAEYVPVSKRSLSTAIVNSGTAIGSGLGLISSSYLVGTGVLPWQALIFATIVLILLSVVMFLRFIRLEKPKKPVITQPEMKKRISIRALFKPRMISAYILYFSTLYTYYLIDTWLPNFLETEKGFSGTSVGLASSLVFFTAIPGALIFSRIADGIPKKKIQLIILLEILAASVLFLTVTTTNQTILVIGIMAYGFFGKLAVEPIIISWLGESAPRGSIATMYGVFNFFGMSASVIVPSLTGKISDITGSKLYAFYLAILIIGVGTLLFYVINRIIGDENKLA, encoded by the coding sequence ATGAATGAGAACAAAAGATTGAATCGACAAACGCCATACTGGAAACAAATTATCTATATATTGACGATTGGCTGGATCGTTATTTGGATTTATCGCACAGTTTTAACCCCTATTTATCCAATTATTAGTGATTATTTTGGCGGTGCAACGGATGCTCAACTTGGTCAGATTTCAAGTTTTTATTTTTTGGGTTATGTTTGTATGCAAATTCCTTCAGGATTGTTAGTAGATAAATTAGGGAAAAAGCAAATTTTGATTCCAGGTTTTTTATTATTTGGTTTAGGGGCATTGATTGTCGGGGTGGCACAAAATATAGGTGTCGTTTTTATTGGCAGTGTTTTAGCTGGACTTGGTTGCGGTACTTATTATGGGGTAGCATATTCATTGACTGCAGAATATGTACCTGTTTCTAAAAGAAGTCTGTCAACAGCGATTGTCAATAGTGGTACAGCAATTGGTAGCGGCTTAGGCTTGATTTCTTCCAGTTATCTAGTTGGAACTGGAGTATTGCCTTGGCAAGCGTTGATTTTTGCTACGATCGTATTGATTCTGTTATCTGTGGTCATGTTTTTACGTTTTATTCGACTAGAAAAACCAAAAAAGCCGGTTATTACGCAACCAGAGATGAAAAAGAGAATTTCTATCAGAGCGCTTTTCAAACCAAGGATGATTTCAGCGTATATACTTTATTTTTCAACGTTGTATACTTATTATTTGATCGATACATGGTTGCCTAATTTTTTAGAAACGGAAAAAGGATTTTCAGGAACTTCAGTAGGACTTGCTTCCTCATTGGTCTTTTTTACTGCAATACCAGGTGCACTTATTTTTAGTCGGATCGCAGATGGTATTCCTAAGAAAAAAATTCAGCTCATTATCTTACTTGAAATTTTAGCTGCTAGTGTGTTGTTTTTGACAGTGACAACAACAAATCAAACGATTTTAGTTATAGGGATTATGGCTTATGGTTTTTTTGGAAAGTTAGCTGTTGAGCCGATCATCATTTCCTGGTTAGGAGAATCAGCACCCAGAGGGAGTATTGCAACAATGTATGGGGTATTTAATTTCTTTGGTATGTCAGCCTCAGTAATTGTGCCATCGCTGACCGGGAAAATTTCTGATATTACTGGGTCCAAACTTTATGCATTTTATTTAGCGATCCTAATTATAGGGGTAGGTACTTTATTATTTTACGTTATCAATCGTATTATTGGGGATGAAAATAAGTTAGCCTAG
- a CDS encoding SDR family NAD(P)-dependent oxidoreductase, producing MNRLLGKIILITECDSSIGKTTAKLAAKEGAIVVCTGKRLDKLSAVISDISQAGGTSVAFQHDVSSADSWQTVISDIILHYGTIDVLVNNAGIASPKIILDLSTEDWSKIQGIDINSLVYGLNEVIPLMIQNGGGSIINVSSLEGLVGLPDSNPYVAAKDVIRSISLEAAFEYAKHNIRINSICPGIIETPIIETTFPDIRPNYKKSVQFPYLGKAADIANGIIYLACDEASFVTGAELVIDGERVAL from the coding sequence ATGAACAGATTATTAGGTAAAATAATATTGATTACAGAATGCGACAGCAGTATTGGTAAAACAACTGCTAAGTTAGCTGCTAAAGAAGGCGCAATTGTTGTTTGTACGGGTAAACGCTTAGACAAACTTTCTGCCGTTATTTCGGATATAAGCCAAGCAGGTGGGACTTCAGTTGCTTTTCAACATGATGTTAGTTCTGCTGATAGTTGGCAAACCGTTATTTCGGATATAATTCTTCACTACGGAACTATCGATGTTTTAGTCAATAATGCCGGGATTGCTTCTCCAAAAATCATTTTGGATTTATCCACTGAGGATTGGAGTAAAATTCAAGGAATCGATATAAATAGTCTTGTATACGGCTTAAATGAAGTGATTCCACTTATGATACAAAATGGCGGCGGATCGATCATCAATGTTTCATCCTTAGAAGGGTTGGTTGGATTACCTGATAGTAACCCTTATGTGGCAGCAAAAGATGTGATTCGCTCTATTTCACTTGAAGCTGCATTCGAATATGCCAAACATAATATTCGAATAAATTCGATTTGTCCAGGTATCATTGAGACACCAATTATAGAGACAACATTCCCCGATATCAGACCTAATTATAAAAAATCTGTCCAATTTCCGTATTTGGGGAAAGCTGCTGATATTGCGAATGGAATTATTTATCTGGCATGTGACGAAGCTAGCTTTGTGACAGGTGCTGAATTGGTAATCGATGGTGAAAGAGTTGCTTTGTAA